In Burkholderiales bacterium, a single genomic region encodes these proteins:
- the rplK gene encoding 50S ribosomal protein L11 codes for MAKKVVGFIKLQVPAGKANPSPPIGPALGQRGLNIMEFCKAFNAQTQKLEAGLPIPVVITAYADKSFTFVMKTPPATVLIKKAAKVEKGSSKPHIDKVGKLTRAQAEEIAKTKTPDLTAADLDAAVRTIAGSARSMGITVEGVK; via the coding sequence ATGGCGAAGAAAGTCGTCGGATTCATCAAGCTTCAGGTGCCGGCCGGCAAGGCGAACCCCTCGCCGCCGATCGGTCCCGCGCTCGGCCAGCGCGGACTCAACATCATGGAATTCTGCAAGGCGTTCAACGCCCAGACGCAGAAGCTGGAAGCCGGGCTGCCGATCCCGGTCGTGATCACGGCGTACGCGGACAAGAGCTTCACGTTCGTGATGAAGACGCCGCCGGCCACCGTGCTGATCAAGAAGGCCGCCAAGGTCGAGAAGGGCAGTTCCAAGCCCCACATCGACAAGGTCGGCAAGCTGACGCGCGCGCAGGCCGAGGAGATCGCGAAGACGAAGACGCCGGACCTGACCGCCGCCGACCTCGACGCCGCGGTCCGCACGATCGCCGGCAGCGCCCGCTCGATGGGCATCACGGTCGAAGGGGTGAAGTGA
- the rplJ gene encoding 50S ribosomal protein L10: MSLDLQKKEAVVAEVAGQVAKAQAIVLAENRGMPVSDMTQLRAKARASGVYFRVVKNTLVRRAVAGTPFEKLSDSMVGPLTYGISSDPVAVAKVLNDFAKGHEKFVITAGAMPGQMMSPKDITALAALPSRDELIAKLMGTMQAPVAKLVRTMNEVPGKFVRTLAAVRDAKAAA, encoded by the coding sequence TTGAGTCTCGATCTGCAGAAGAAGGAAGCGGTCGTCGCGGAAGTCGCCGGTCAGGTGGCGAAGGCGCAGGCGATCGTGCTCGCCGAGAATCGCGGCATGCCGGTCTCCGACATGACGCAGCTTCGCGCGAAGGCACGGGCGTCCGGGGTCTACTTCAGGGTGGTCAAGAACACCCTGGTGCGCCGCGCGGTCGCCGGCACGCCGTTCGAGAAGCTGTCCGACAGCATGGTCGGGCCGCTGACCTACGGCATCAGCAGCGACCCGGTCGCCGTGGCGAAGGTGCTGAACGACTTCGCCAAGGGCCACGAGAAGTTCGTGATCACGGCGGGCGCGATGCCGGGCCAGATGATGTCTCCGAAGGACATCACGGCGCTGGCGGCGCTGCCGTCGCGCGACGAGCTGATCGCGAAGCTGATGGGCACGATGCAGGCGCCGGTGGCCAAGCTGGTCCGCACGATGAACGAGGTCCCGGGCAAGTTCGTCCGGACGCTCGCCGCCGTGCGCGACGCGAAGGCCGCGGCCTGA
- the rplA gene encoding 50S ribosomal protein L1 produces MAEQKTPRLSKRMKAVRGKVDRSKAYPVDDALKLVKETAVAKFDESVDVAVNLGVDAKKSDQTVRGSVVLPAGTGKKVRVAVFAQGEKAKQATDAGADIVGFDDLAAKIKEGFMDFDVVIASPDAMKVVGQLGQILGPRGLMPNPKVGTVSADVALAVRNAKAGQVQYRTDKAGIVQCTIGRASFTPDQLKTNLTALIDALSKARPQGTKGIYFKKVSISSTMGAGVRVDPVSLNIAQSVAH; encoded by the coding sequence ATGGCCGAACAGAAGACTCCGCGCTTGTCGAAGCGCATGAAGGCGGTCCGCGGCAAGGTGGACCGCAGCAAGGCGTATCCGGTCGACGACGCGCTGAAACTCGTCAAGGAGACCGCCGTCGCCAAGTTCGACGAATCGGTGGACGTCGCGGTGAACCTCGGCGTCGACGCGAAGAAGTCCGACCAGACCGTCCGCGGCTCGGTCGTGCTGCCCGCCGGCACCGGCAAGAAGGTGCGCGTGGCGGTGTTCGCGCAGGGCGAGAAGGCGAAGCAGGCGACCGACGCCGGCGCCGACATCGTCGGTTTCGACGACCTCGCCGCGAAGATCAAGGAAGGGTTCATGGATTTCGACGTCGTCATCGCCTCTCCGGACGCGATGAAGGTCGTCGGCCAGCTGGGCCAGATCCTCGGTCCGCGCGGGCTCATGCCGAACCCGAAAGTCGGTACGGTGTCGGCGGACGTCGCCCTGGCCGTGAGGAACGCGAAGGCGGGCCAGGTGCAGTACCGCACCGACAAGGCCGGCATCGTCCAGTGCACGATCGGACGCGCGTCGTTCACGCCCGACCAGCTCAAGACCAACCTGACGGCGCTGATCGACGCCCTGTCCAAGGCGCGCCCGCAGGGGACGAAGGGCATCTACTTCAAGAAGGTCAGCATCAGCTCGACGATGGGCGCCGGCGTGCGGGTCGATCCCGTCAGCCTCAACATCGCGCAGAGCGTGGCGCACTGA
- a CDS encoding iron-containing alcohol dehydrogenase — MRCCHADFALVEGGDRGFTVGMPTFTFGSGVLAEAGDNALELGMRRVALYTDARLAGGEHVAKVRASLSAAGVDVAVYDAVKIEPDDASFRDAARFAADGRFDGYVSVGGGSVMDTCKVANLYAEHPAEFMAYVNAPIGEGRRVPGAVRPHIACPTTAGTGSETTGIAIFTLRSINAKTGIISRRLIPSVALVDPDVTRSLPGAAVAATGFDCMSHALESITARAFPRRLNPAKGVLRPVSQGANAFSDMLATEALKLVGAFLERAVRDASDTEARTEMMYAAMLAGIAFNAAGCHLPHGLSYAVSGLTKDWHVPGYPEGASLVPHGMAVVLNNPSVWRHTAPASPERHLHCAQCLGADVRGAGPEFAGEALASRVVSLMRATGMPNGLAALGFDESHVDALATGAEPQYRVIKNAPVDIGREELRTLFRAALRYW, encoded by the coding sequence ATGCGTTGCTGCCATGCCGACTTCGCGCTCGTCGAGGGCGGCGATCGCGGATTCACCGTCGGAATGCCGACGTTCACGTTCGGGTCCGGCGTGCTCGCCGAGGCCGGCGACAACGCGCTCGAGCTCGGCATGCGTCGGGTCGCGCTCTACACCGACGCGCGCCTCGCGGGAGGCGAGCACGTCGCGAAGGTGCGCGCGTCGCTCTCCGCGGCGGGCGTCGACGTCGCGGTCTACGACGCGGTGAAGATCGAGCCCGACGACGCCTCGTTCCGCGACGCCGCGCGTTTCGCGGCCGACGGGCGTTTCGACGGGTACGTGTCGGTCGGCGGCGGCTCGGTGATGGACACCTGCAAGGTGGCCAACCTCTACGCCGAGCACCCGGCCGAATTCATGGCCTACGTGAACGCGCCGATCGGCGAGGGACGCCGCGTACCCGGCGCGGTGCGTCCGCACATCGCCTGCCCGACGACGGCGGGCACCGGCTCGGAGACCACCGGCATCGCGATCTTCACGTTGCGCTCGATCAACGCGAAGACCGGCATCATCTCGCGGCGGCTGATTCCCTCGGTGGCCCTCGTCGACCCCGACGTGACACGATCGCTGCCGGGCGCCGCGGTCGCCGCGACGGGCTTCGACTGCATGAGCCACGCGCTCGAGTCGATCACCGCGCGCGCGTTCCCGCGCAGGCTCAATCCGGCGAAGGGCGTGCTGCGCCCGGTGTCGCAAGGCGCGAACGCCTTCTCCGACATGCTCGCGACCGAGGCGTTGAAGCTCGTCGGCGCGTTCCTCGAGCGCGCGGTGCGCGACGCGTCCGACACCGAGGCGCGCACCGAGATGATGTATGCGGCGATGCTCGCGGGCATCGCGTTCAACGCCGCCGGCTGCCACCTGCCGCACGGGCTCTCCTACGCGGTGTCGGGGCTCACGAAGGACTGGCACGTGCCGGGCTACCCCGAAGGCGCGTCGCTCGTGCCGCACGGCATGGCCGTCGTGCTCAACAACCCGTCCGTCTGGCGACACACCGCGCCGGCGAGCCCCGAACGGCACCTGCACTGCGCGCAGTGCCTCGGCGCCGACGTGCGCGGCGCGGGGCCGGAATTCGCGGGCGAGGCGCTCGCCTCGCGCGTCGTCTCGCTGATGCGCGCGACCGGCATGCCGAACGGCCTCGCCGCGCTCGGCTTCGACGAGTCGCACGTCGACGCGCTCGCCACCGGCGCGGAGCCGCAGTACCGGGTCATCAAGAACGCGCCCGTCGACATCGGGCGCGAAGAGCTCAGGACGCTGTTCCGGGCGGCGTTGCGCTACTGGTAG
- the secE gene encoding preprotein translocase subunit SecE yields MDKAKIALAFGCVVLGVWGYYAFPDLALVLRVLMVFAGLAAAAGVAWLSAPGKAFFAFAQESWQEAGRVAWPSRKETTQMTLVVFVFVVVMALFLFSVDTLLAWIVKLATGRGAG; encoded by the coding sequence ATGGACAAGGCAAAGATCGCGCTGGCGTTCGGGTGCGTCGTGCTGGGCGTGTGGGGCTACTACGCGTTCCCGGACCTCGCGCTCGTGCTTCGCGTGCTGATGGTGTTCGCGGGCCTCGCCGCGGCGGCCGGCGTCGCCTGGCTGTCCGCGCCGGGCAAGGCGTTCTTCGCGTTCGCGCAGGAGTCCTGGCAGGAGGCCGGCCGCGTGGCCTGGCCCTCGCGCAAGGAAACGACGCAGATGACGCTGGTCGTGTTCGTCTTCGTCGTCGTCATGGCGCTGTTCCTGTTCTCGGTCGACACGCTGCTCGCGTGGATCGTGAAGCTCGCGACCGGAAGGGGCGCAGGATGA
- the tuf gene encoding elongation factor Tu → MAKGKFERTKPHVNVGTIGHVDHGKTTLTAAMTLVLSRKYGGEVRAYDQIDNAPEEKARGITINTSHVEYETEKRHYAHVDCPGHADYIKNMITGAAQMDGAILVVSAADGPMPQTREHILLARQVGVPYIIVYMNKADMVDDKELLELVEMEVRELLSKYQFPGDKTPIVIGSAKLALEGDKGEMGEGSIYKLAEALDSYIPEPKRAVDGPFLMPVEDVFSISGRGTVVTGRVERGIVKVGDELEIVGLKPTAKTVCTGVEMFRKLLDQGQAGDNVGVLLRGTKREEVERGQVLSKPGSITPHTKFSCEVYVLSKDEGGRHTPFFPGYRPQFYFRTTDVTGSCELPAGTEMVMPGDNIGMVVTLIAPIAMEEGLRFAIREGGRTVGAGVVAKVIE, encoded by the coding sequence ATGGCAAAGGGCAAATTCGAGCGTACGAAGCCGCACGTGAACGTGGGGACGATTGGTCACGTGGATCACGGGAAGACGACGTTGACGGCGGCGATGACGCTGGTGCTGTCGAGGAAGTACGGAGGAGAGGTTCGGGCGTACGACCAGATCGACAATGCGCCGGAGGAGAAGGCGCGGGGGATCACGATCAACACGTCGCACGTGGAGTACGAGACGGAGAAGCGGCACTACGCGCACGTGGACTGTCCTGGGCACGCGGACTACATCAAGAACATGATCACGGGTGCGGCGCAGATGGACGGAGCGATTCTGGTGGTGTCGGCGGCGGACGGTCCGATGCCGCAGACGCGGGAGCACATTCTGCTGGCGCGTCAGGTGGGGGTGCCGTACATCATCGTGTACATGAACAAGGCGGACATGGTGGACGACAAGGAGCTGCTGGAGCTTGTCGAGATGGAGGTGAGGGAGCTGTTGTCGAAGTACCAGTTTCCGGGGGACAAGACGCCGATCGTGATTGGTTCGGCGAAGCTGGCGCTGGAAGGGGACAAGGGGGAGATGGGGGAGGGGTCGATCTACAAGCTGGCGGAGGCGCTGGACAGTTACATACCGGAGCCGAAGCGGGCGGTGGACGGTCCGTTTCTGATGCCGGTGGAGGACGTGTTCTCGATTTCGGGCCGCGGGACGGTGGTGACGGGCCGGGTGGAACGCGGGATCGTGAAGGTGGGCGACGAGCTGGAGATCGTGGGGCTGAAGCCGACGGCGAAGACGGTGTGCACGGGGGTGGAGATGTTCCGCAAGCTGCTCGATCAGGGGCAGGCCGGGGACAACGTCGGGGTGCTGCTGAGGGGCACGAAGCGTGAGGAGGTGGAGCGGGGGCAGGTGCTGTCGAAGCCGGGCTCGATCACGCCGCACACGAAGTTCAGCTGCGAGGTGTACGTGCTGTCGAAGGACGAGGGAGGCCGGCACACGCCGTTTTTCCCGGGGTACCGGCCGCAGTTCTATTTCCGGACGACGGACGTGACGGGGAGCTGCGAGCTGCCTGCGGGGACGGAGATGGTGATGCCCGGGGACAACATCGGGATGGTGGTGACGCTGATTGCGCCGATCGCGATGGAGGAGGGGCTGCGCTTCGCGATCCGCGAGGGTGGCCGGACGGTGGGCGCCGGGGTGGTGGCGAAGGTCATCGAGTGA
- the nusG gene encoding transcription termination/antitermination protein NusG: MNARKWYVVHAYSGFEKSVQRTLADRIKRSEIADQFGQILVPVEEVVEMKGGQKATSERKFFPGYVLVEMEMTDDSWHLVKSTPKVTGFVGGTANRPTPITQKEVDAILQQVQEGAEKPRPKVLFEVGEAVRVKDGPFTDFHGNVEDVNYEKSKLKVSVSIFGRSTPVELDFAQVEKA, encoded by the coding sequence ATGAACGCGAGGAAGTGGTACGTGGTGCACGCCTACTCGGGCTTCGAGAAGAGCGTGCAGCGCACGCTGGCCGACCGGATCAAGCGCTCGGAGATCGCCGACCAGTTCGGTCAGATCCTGGTGCCGGTCGAGGAAGTGGTCGAGATGAAGGGCGGCCAGAAGGCGACCTCGGAACGGAAGTTCTTCCCCGGTTACGTGCTCGTCGAGATGGAGATGACCGACGACTCGTGGCACCTCGTGAAGAGCACGCCGAAGGTGACGGGGTTCGTCGGCGGCACGGCCAACCGGCCGACGCCGATCACCCAGAAGGAGGTCGACGCGATCCTGCAGCAGGTGCAGGAGGGCGCCGAGAAGCCGCGTCCGAAGGTGCTGTTCGAGGTCGGCGAGGCGGTGCGCGTGAAGGACGGCCCGTTCACCGACTTCCACGGCAACGTCGAGGACGTGAACTACGAGAAGAGCAAGCTCAAGGTGTCGGTGTCGATCTTCGGCCGGTCTACGCCGGTGGAACTGGATTTCGCGCAAGTGGAAAAGGCGTAA